GACACCAGCATCCCCCAAGAACTCCTGACGACCGATGCAGAGTCGCTCATCGTCGGAGCAGACATCGTGATTGAGCTGATTGGTGGGCTCGAGCCCGCACGTACCTGGATCCTCAAGGCCCTGCACTCGGGCGCCGACGTCGTCACCGCTAACAAGGCGCTCCTTGCTCACCACGGAGCAGAACTCTTCGAAGAGGCCGCTCAAGTCGGCGCGCAGCTCTATTACGAAGCCGCCGTTGCGGGTGCGATCCCGATCATCCGTCCGTTGCATGACAGCCTCGCTGGCGACCGCATCAAGCGCATTCTGGGGATCGTCAACGGCACCACCAACTACATTCTTGACCGCATGGATGCCACGGGCGATAGTTTCGACGACGCCCTCGCTGAGGCAACTCGCCTGGGGTATGCCGAAGCCGATCCCACCGCGGACATCGAAGGCTATGACGCCGCCCAGAAGGCCGCGCTGCTCTCGAGCCTCGCGTTCCACACTCGCGTTCCGCTGGAATCGGTTCACCGTGAGGGAATCACTGGCGTCACCGCCGATCAGGTTGTTGCGGCTCGCAAGGCTGGCTATGTCGTCAAGCTGCTGGCCATTTGCGAACGCATCCTGAACCCTGACGGCAGCACCGCTGGTGTCAGCTCTCGTGTGCATCCGGCACTCGTTCCGCTGGCGCACCCGCTCGCTGCAGTGCACGGCGCGAACAACGCGGTGTTTGTTGAGGCCGAAGCCGCAGGCAGCCTCATGTTCTATGGCGCTGGCGCTGGTGGAATCGAAACGGCATCCGCTGTGCTCGGTGATGTTGTCTCTGCTGCTCGCCGCCACGTCATTGGTGGTCCTGGCGTCGCCGAGTCGACGCACGCTAATCTCCCCATTTTGCCGATCTCCCGCGTCATGACGCGCTACCAGATCACGTTGACGGTCGTTGATGAGCCCGGTGTACTCGCCACAATTGCTGCCGTCTTTAGCGACAATGGTGTCTCTGTTGAGGCGGTCAACCAGGCTGTCGGCGCGGTGAATGACGGCGTGCCGAGCGCTACCCTCATTACGGTTACGCACGAGGCAACCGATGAATCGCTGGCCGCTACGGTGGCAGCATTGACCGAGAACTCGGTTGTGCGCGATGTGGTGTCCGTTTTGAGAGTTGAAGGACTGTAGCTAATGAGCAGTGGAATCAGCAACCGGCAGCAGAAAAATCTTCTTCACGAGCACGCCGACTGTCTCGGTACGACTATGGCAGCGTCGAAGGCGAAGCTCAGCGACACCAGTGCCCGCTTTCTGGGGCTGGCGAAGGCATGACCTCGCTCGTCGGTCGCAGTGTCGTCGTGCGTGTGCCGGCGACTTCGGCGAACCTTGGCCCGGGGTTTGACACGCTCGGGCTTGCACTGTCGCACTATGACGAGTTGATCGTCACTGCTGTCGAGGGCTCTGGCGTCACGATTGAGGTCACGGGTGTTGGCGCCGGAATCGTAGCGACCGATGAGTCAAACCTCGTCATCCAGGCGATTCAGCACTGCTTTACGCACTTTGGGCAGACCATGCCAGCGCTGCACGTTTCGGCGACAAACGTCATCCCGCACGGTGGGGGACTTGGTTCGTCTGCTGCGGCAATCGTTTCGGGCGTCATGGCGGCCAAGGGGCTGCTCGAGGGCATCGTCAAGATGGATGCCGCAATCCTCCTCGTGCTAGCCACGGAACTCGAGGGGCACCCCGATAACGTCGCGCCTGCCCTCTTGGGTGGGCTCACGATCGCGTGGACTACTGACTCGGGGCCGCAGGCCAAAAAGCTAATGGTGCACCGTGGAGTGTCACCGCTTGTTCTTGTGCCCGATTTTCGGGTGTCGACGGCGCATGCGCGCAGTTTGCAACCGGATGCCGTGCCCTACGCCGATGCCGTGTACAACGTTTCGCGTGCTGCATTACTCATTGCGGCACTCACTCAGAGCCCTGAAGTGTTGCTCGAAGCCACCGGCGACCGCCTCCATCAGGACTACCGGGCTGCCGCAATGCCGCAGACGACAGAACTGATCCGGATGCTGCGCTCACACGGCCATGCCGCGGTTGTTTCCGGGGCAGGGCCCTCGGTTCTCGTCTTGGCCGATGACCCTGCGCGGCGTCTGGAAGCCGCGGCTCTCGTGCAGGAGCACGCCGCAACGCCGTGGGAAAGCCTCCTCTTAGCCGTGGACTTCAAAGGTGCTACAGTGAATGAGCACCAGGTAGAAGCTACGGCGTAGTCGTAGCCTCCCGGTCGCACTTCACCCGTCGTATCCCCGAATTTAGATTCCTGTGCATCCGCGCAGACATCGGTGAGCGACTAGCTCTCCACCAAGGAAATCAATCTTGGCTGGGGAAAGGAACCCCAAGTAGTGACTGACGTCAACAACCACGCATCAAGCGTGGATTCCCGTGCCGCGCTGAGCGCGTTGCGACTGCCCGAGCTTCAAGCTATGGCAGCCGAACGCGGCATCACCGGTACTTCCAAACTTCGCAAAGGAGATCTCGTGGACGCAATTAACGAGAAGAACAACAGCAACACCGCATCAACCCCACCCACCGAGGCTGCAGCAGCTCCGGCTCGCAAGCGCGCTTCGCGCCGTGTCACGAGCACTGACGGTGCGGCTATTGCCGGCACCGAGAGCCCCGCTGGCGCTCCTCAGGTAGACAAGAGCGCTTCATCGTCGAAGGATTCAGCTGCTCAGGCACCTGCCGCCGACGCTGCAGCGGAGAAGCCGAAGACGGCTCCTCGTAAGAAGAAGACTGAGGCTGCTGCCGCTCCCGAGTCGGATGCCGCAGCAAGCACCACCGCATCGAGCAGCGCAGCAGCATCCACCGATGCTCCCGCAGCCGATGCAGCCCCCAAGCGCAACCGCCGCAGCTCCAGCCGTAGCGCTGCACCTGCGGACGCATCGAGCGACGACACCGCAGCTTCGGCTGTCGTGAAGTCGGCCGATGTGAAGTCGACCGACAACGACAGCAAGGCTGCCAAGGGCGGTAACAAGAACGACAACCGTAAGAGCGACAACAAGAGTGACAAGGGCGGTAACAACGCCGATAGCTCTGACAAGAACTCCGACGACAAGAACAGCAACGACGACAAGAACAGCAACGCCGACAAGAACAGCAACGCTGACAAGAACAACAACGCCGACAAGAACAGCGGTTCTGACAACAACGACGACAACGATTCCGACAACGAGTCGGGTTCCGGCCGCAACCGCAACCGCAACCGCAGCCGTAATGGCAGTAGCCAAAACGCTGAGGGTTCGGGCCGTCAAAACAACAACCGTCGCCAGAACAACAACGGCGATGGCAACAACGCTGAGGGCAACAACAGCGGAAACCGCAACGGCAACAACAACGGCGGAAACAGCCGCAACAACGATGACTCGCGCGGCGGTGACGTTGACTCCGAGCGTGGTGGACGCGGTCGTTACCGTGACCGCAAGCGTGGCCGTGGAAACATGGGCGACGACTTCGAGCCCGAGATCACCGATGATGACGTACTGATTCCGGTTGCCGGCATCCTCGACGTTCTCGACAACTACGCTTTCGTCCGCACCACTGGTTACCTTCCCGGTAACAGCGACGTGTACGTGTCACTTGGCCAGGTCAAGAAGTACAACCTCCGCAAGGGTGACGCCGTTGTTGGCGCTATTCGCCAGCCGCGTGAGGGTGACAACAGCCAGGGCCGCCAGAAGTACAACGCGATTGTGCGCATCGACTCGATCAACGGTCTTCCCGTTGAAGAGGCTGCGAACCGTGTTGAATTCGGCAAGCTCACGCCGCTCTACCCGCAGGATCGTCTGCGCCTCGAGACTGAGCCGTCGATGCTGTCGACGCGCATCATCGACCTTGCTGCTCCGATCGGCAAGGGCCAGCGCGGGCTGATCGTTTCGCCGCCCAAGGCAGGCAAGACCCAGGTTCTTCAGGCCATCGCGAACGCGATCTCCAAGAACAACCCCGAGGTTCACCTCATGGTTGTTCTCGTTGACGAGCGTCCAGAAGAAGTTACTGACATGCAGCGCACCGTCAAGGGCGAAGTTATTGCTTCGACCTTCGACCGCCCCGCTGAAGACCACACCACGGTTGCCGAATTGGCTATCGAGCGCGCTAAGCGACTCGTTGAGCTCGGTCACGACGTGGTCGTACTGCTCGACTCGATCACGCGCCTCGGCCGTGCCTACAACCTGACTGCACCGGCCTCAGGGCGCGTTCTTTCCGGTGGCGTCGACTCCGCAGCGCTGTACCCGCCGAAGCGTTTCTTCGGTGCGGCTCGCAACGTTGAAGAGGGCGGCTCGCTCACCATCATCGCTACCGCGCTCGTCGAGACTGGTTCGAAGATGGACGAGGTTATCTTCGAAGAGTTCAAGGGCACCGGCAACATGGAACTGCGTCTGTCGCGCCAGCTGGCTGACAAGCGCATCTTCCCCGCGGTCGACTTCAATGCATCCGGAACACGTCGCGAAGAGATGCTTCTCGGTGCCGACGAAGTCAAGGTCACCTGGAACTTGCGTCGCGCCCTTGCTGGTCTTGACCAGCAGGCTGCGCTCGAGATCGTGTTGAATAAGCTGAAGGAGACGCAGTCGAACGTTGAGTTCCTCATGCAGATCCAGAAGTCACTTCCTTCCACTAACGGCACAAAAGAGGACTAACTATGTTCGAGTCAGTACAGTCGCTGCTGACCGAGCATGGGGAGCTCGAAGGTCAGCTAGCTGATCCCGAGCTCCACTCAGACCCGGTCCGCTCGAAGAAAGTCAACCGACGTTACGCCGAATTGTCGCGCATTGTTGCGGCGTACCATAACTGGCGTCAGTTGACGGATGACCTTGCGGCAGCCACCGAAATGGCTGACGAAGATGAGTCATTCGCTGCAGAGATCCCCGGGCTCACCGAGACTCTCGAGGCTGCTCAAGAGAAGCTTCGTCGCATTCTGATTCCGCGTGACCCCAACGATTCCCGTGATGTGATCATGGAAATCAAGATGGGGGAGGGCGGCGCCGAATCGGCGCTCTTCGCTGGCGACCTGCTGCGCATGTACTTGCACTATGCAGAGTCAAAGAAGTGGAAAACAGAGATCATCGAGCAGACCTCGAGCGACCTCGGCGGCATCAAAGATGTTCAGTTGGCTGTTAAGGGCAACTCGAGCGATCCCGCTGAGGGCGTCTGGGCGCACTTGAAGTACGAGGGGGGAGTGCACCGCGTTCAGCGTGTGCCCGCCACCGAGTCTCAAGGTCGCATCCACACCTCTGCTGCTGGTGTGCTCGTGTTCCCAGAGGTCGACGAGCCTGAAGAGGTTGAGATCAGCCAGAACGATCTCAAGATCGACGTCTACCGTTCCTCGGGTCCCGGTGGTCAGTCGGTGAACACCACTGACTCCGCTGTTCGTATTACTCACCTTCCGACTGGCATCGTCGTAGCTATGCAGAACGAGAAATCGCAACTGCAAAACCGCGAAGCCGGTATGCGAGTGCTGCGTGCCCGCATCTTGGCTCGATACCAAGAAGAAGCGGATGCCGAAGCGAGCGAGTACCGCAAGAGCCAGATCCGCACGATGGATCGCTCCGAGCGCATTCGCACGTATAACTTCCCTGAGAACCGGATTGCGGATCACCGCACCGGGTACAAGGCCTACAACCTTGACCAGGCGATCAACGGCGCCCTCGAGCCCGTTATCCAGTCATGCATCATGGCTGATGAAGAGGCACGATTGGCTGCTGTAGGAAACGACTCCTGAGCGAGACAATGACTGCCGAGCACAACATCAGTGTCGCTGACCTTGTAGGCAGCGGCACTGAGTCGTTGAGTGCTGCGGGAGTTCCTTCTCCGGCAGTTGATGCGGAGCTGCTGGTCGCCCACGTTCTCGAGCTGAGCCGCGGCGAGTTGCGCGTGCGCATGGTCACGGGTGCACTCGTTCCGGCGACGGCAGAAGCTACCGTTCGCGAACTCTTTGCCCGCCGTGCTGCCCGCGAGCCATTGCAGCACATCACGGGCATCGCGCCGTTCCGCAATCTTGAATTGCGCGTTGGTCCCGGCGTCTTTGTGCCGCGGCCCGAAACGGAAACTGTCGTGCAGTTCGCGATCGATGCCCTCAACGCGAGCGCAATTCCCGAGCCGATCGGTGTCGATCTCGGCACCGGCAGCGGGGCGATTGCGCTCTCGATGGCCACGGAGGTGCCGCGCGCTCGTATTTATGCGGTCGAGCTGTCACCGGACGCGATGCCGTACACAAGCGAGAACTTTCGTCGCTATGGCGCCGATAACGCGACGCTCATCAACGCCGACCTGGGG
This portion of the Salinibacterium sp. NK8237 genome encodes:
- the prmC gene encoding peptide chain release factor N(5)-glutamine methyltransferase, coding for MTAEHNISVADLVGSGTESLSAAGVPSPAVDAELLVAHVLELSRGELRVRMVTGALVPATAEATVRELFARRAAREPLQHITGIAPFRNLELRVGPGVFVPRPETETVVQFAIDALNASAIPEPIGVDLGTGSGAIALSMATEVPRARIYAVELSPDAMPYTSENFRRYGADNATLINADLGDAFPELDGTVDVVISNPPYIPAAAIPRDIEVQLHDPALALYGGEDGMDVVRRVSTTARRLLHQGGTLVLEHGEEQAPALAALLTADGWNAVAHHKDLLGRDRATTALL
- the prfA gene encoding peptide chain release factor 1; protein product: MFESVQSLLTEHGELEGQLADPELHSDPVRSKKVNRRYAELSRIVAAYHNWRQLTDDLAAATEMADEDESFAAEIPGLTETLEAAQEKLRRILIPRDPNDSRDVIMEIKMGEGGAESALFAGDLLRMYLHYAESKKWKTEIIEQTSSDLGGIKDVQLAVKGNSSDPAEGVWAHLKYEGGVHRVQRVPATESQGRIHTSAAGVLVFPEVDEPEEVEISQNDLKIDVYRSSGPGGQSVNTTDSAVRITHLPTGIVVAMQNEKSQLQNREAGMRVLRARILARYQEEADAEASEYRKSQIRTMDRSERIRTYNFPENRIADHRTGYKAYNLDQAINGALEPVIQSCIMADEEARLAAVGNDS
- a CDS encoding homoserine dehydrogenase; the protein is MIEYRNLRVAVLGGGSVGSQVTALLLEHADELAARAGAGLEVVGVAVRDLDAPRDTSIPQELLTTDAESLIVGADIVIELIGGLEPARTWILKALHSGADVVTANKALLAHHGAELFEEAAQVGAQLYYEAAVAGAIPIIRPLHDSLAGDRIKRILGIVNGTTNYILDRMDATGDSFDDALAEATRLGYAEADPTADIEGYDAAQKAALLSSLAFHTRVPLESVHREGITGVTADQVVAARKAGYVVKLLAICERILNPDGSTAGVSSRVHPALVPLAHPLAAVHGANNAVFVEAEAAGSLMFYGAGAGGIETASAVLGDVVSAARRHVIGGPGVAESTHANLPILPISRVMTRYQITLTVVDEPGVLATIAAVFSDNGVSVEAVNQAVGAVNDGVPSATLITVTHEATDESLAATVAALTENSVVRDVVSVLRVEGL
- the thrB gene encoding homoserine kinase; amino-acid sequence: MTSLVGRSVVVRVPATSANLGPGFDTLGLALSHYDELIVTAVEGSGVTIEVTGVGAGIVATDESNLVIQAIQHCFTHFGQTMPALHVSATNVIPHGGGLGSSAAAIVSGVMAAKGLLEGIVKMDAAILLVLATELEGHPDNVAPALLGGLTIAWTTDSGPQAKKLMVHRGVSPLVLVPDFRVSTAHARSLQPDAVPYADAVYNVSRAALLIAALTQSPEVLLEATGDRLHQDYRAAAMPQTTELIRMLRSHGHAAVVSGAGPSVLVLADDPARRLEAAALVQEHAATPWESLLLAVDFKGATVNEHQVEATA
- the rho gene encoding transcription termination factor Rho; the encoded protein is MTDVNNHASSVDSRAALSALRLPELQAMAAERGITGTSKLRKGDLVDAINEKNNSNTASTPPTEAAAAPARKRASRRVTSTDGAAIAGTESPAGAPQVDKSASSSKDSAAQAPAADAAAEKPKTAPRKKKTEAAAAPESDAAASTTASSSAAASTDAPAADAAPKRNRRSSSRSAAPADASSDDTAASAVVKSADVKSTDNDSKAAKGGNKNDNRKSDNKSDKGGNNADSSDKNSDDKNSNDDKNSNADKNSNADKNNNADKNSGSDNNDDNDSDNESGSGRNRNRNRSRNGSSQNAEGSGRQNNNRRQNNNGDGNNAEGNNSGNRNGNNNGGNSRNNDDSRGGDVDSERGGRGRYRDRKRGRGNMGDDFEPEITDDDVLIPVAGILDVLDNYAFVRTTGYLPGNSDVYVSLGQVKKYNLRKGDAVVGAIRQPREGDNSQGRQKYNAIVRIDSINGLPVEEAANRVEFGKLTPLYPQDRLRLETEPSMLSTRIIDLAAPIGKGQRGLIVSPPKAGKTQVLQAIANAISKNNPEVHLMVVLVDERPEEVTDMQRTVKGEVIASTFDRPAEDHTTVAELAIERAKRLVELGHDVVVLLDSITRLGRAYNLTAPASGRVLSGGVDSAALYPPKRFFGAARNVEEGGSLTIIATALVETGSKMDEVIFEEFKGTGNMELRLSRQLADKRIFPAVDFNASGTRREEMLLGADEVKVTWNLRRALAGLDQQAALEIVLNKLKETQSNVEFLMQIQKSLPSTNGTKED